The Chthoniobacterales bacterium genome contains a region encoding:
- a CDS encoding NirA family protein: MNESPTLPDNLPFSAEQKEYLQGFFAATACRPFAGHLSSGLLTSDAASGVPNAAAEPPSVFGTPLEDLCEQEIWKYEENGLDCWDKMVAHAEANQLPDKRNTFMFRFHGLFYVGPAQESFMLRLRTPGSELTSAQMRGLADIAQDWGGGYAHVTTRSNLQIREIAPKNIINVLNKLQEIGLTARGSGVDNLRNITCPATAGIDPTELIDTRPMAKGLHYYILNNRDLYGLPRKFNISFEGGGAIGTATETNDIGFIAVKVGEGRAVEPGIYFRVQLAGITGHEQFAKDTGYIIRPQDSVAVAAAIVRVFNENGDRTNRKKARLKYLIDKWGTDRFMEEVEKKLAFPLQKLPLGDCSLPQPPVAHGHLGVYKQKQPQKNYIGVAMPVGTMTVRQMRRLADLAENYGSGALRLTVWQNVVIPDVPDAFVETVKRSLVRMGYHHESSSVMGGLVACTGATGCKWAQSHTKEQGVELARYLEKKVHLDRPINIHLTGCPNSCAQHYIGDIGLVGTKVTHHGEQVEGYHVILGGKCIGGQTIGRQVFTGIPFSEIPALLEGVLKTYLVKRDSHEAFADFTARHSVKELQEFFSA; the protein is encoded by the coding sequence ATGAACGAATCACCCACGCTTCCCGACAATCTTCCGTTCAGCGCCGAGCAGAAGGAATACCTCCAGGGGTTCTTCGCCGCGACCGCCTGCCGGCCCTTTGCCGGGCATCTGTCCAGCGGCCTCCTCACGAGCGACGCCGCCTCGGGGGTGCCGAATGCCGCCGCCGAGCCGCCCAGCGTCTTCGGCACCCCGCTCGAGGATCTGTGCGAGCAGGAGATCTGGAAATACGAGGAGAACGGCCTCGATTGCTGGGACAAGATGGTCGCCCACGCCGAGGCGAATCAGCTCCCCGACAAGCGCAACACGTTCATGTTCCGTTTTCACGGATTGTTCTACGTCGGGCCGGCGCAGGAGTCGTTCATGCTGCGCCTGCGCACGCCTGGCAGCGAACTCACCTCCGCGCAGATGCGCGGCCTTGCCGACATCGCGCAGGACTGGGGGGGCGGCTACGCGCACGTCACGACGCGGTCGAACCTCCAGATCCGCGAGATCGCGCCGAAGAACATCATCAATGTCCTCAACAAGCTGCAGGAGATCGGCCTCACCGCCCGCGGCTCCGGCGTGGATAATCTGCGCAACATCACCTGCCCCGCGACCGCCGGCATCGATCCGACCGAGCTCATCGACACGCGGCCGATGGCGAAGGGCCTGCATTATTACATTCTCAACAACCGCGACCTCTACGGCCTGCCGCGCAAGTTCAACATCTCGTTCGAGGGCGGCGGCGCCATCGGCACCGCGACCGAGACGAACGACATCGGCTTCATCGCCGTGAAGGTCGGCGAGGGCAGGGCGGTCGAACCCGGCATCTACTTCCGCGTGCAGCTCGCGGGCATCACCGGCCACGAACAGTTTGCGAAGGACACCGGCTACATCATCCGGCCGCAGGATTCCGTGGCCGTCGCCGCGGCGATCGTCCGCGTCTTCAACGAGAACGGCGACCGCACGAACCGCAAGAAGGCGCGCCTGAAATACCTCATCGATAAATGGGGCACCGACCGCTTCATGGAAGAGGTCGAGAAGAAGCTCGCCTTCCCGCTGCAGAAGCTGCCTCTCGGGGATTGCTCGCTGCCGCAGCCGCCCGTCGCGCACGGCCACCTCGGCGTCTACAAGCAGAAGCAGCCGCAGAAAAACTACATCGGCGTCGCGATGCCCGTCGGCACAATGACGGTGCGCCAGATGCGCCGCCTCGCCGACCTCGCGGAGAACTACGGCTCGGGCGCACTCCGCCTCACCGTGTGGCAGAACGTCGTCATTCCCGACGTGCCCGATGCATTCGTCGAGACCGTGAAACGCAGCCTCGTCCGCATGGGCTACCATCACGAATCCTCGTCCGTCATGGGCGGCCTCGTCGCCTGCACCGGCGCCACCGGCTGCAAATGGGCGCAGAGCCACACGAAGGAGCAGGGCGTGGAACTCGCCCGCTACCTCGAGAAAAAGGTGCACCTCGACCGCCCGATCAACATTCATCTCACCGGCTGTCCGAACTCCTGCGCGCAGCATTACATCGGCGACATCGGACTCGTCGGCACGAAAGTCACGCATCACGGCGAGCAGGTCGAGGGCTACCACGTCATCCTTGGCGGCAAGTGCATCGGCGGACAGACCATCGGCCGCCAGGTCTTCACCGGCATTCCATTTTCCGAGATTCCCGCCCTCCTCGAGGGCGTCTTGAAAACCTATCTCGTCAAGCGCGACTCCCACGAAGCCTTCGCCGATTTCACCGCACGCCACAGCGTGAAGGAACTCCAGGAATTCTTCTCCGCGTAA
- a CDS encoding nitrate ABC transporter ATP-binding protein (This model describes the ATP binding subunits of ATP-binding cassette (ABC) transporters for nitrate transport, or for bicarbonate transport, in bacteria and archaea.): MSAFLEISHLSKTYPGRAGGPPACILKDITIKIAEGEFIVLLGHSGCGKSTLMNAIAGMSRASQGGVILSNKEVTDPGPDRMMVFQNYSLLPWLTAAENVRLAVDATMPKASKAERAAITDSHLEMVGLTPSAGKRPGELSGGMKQRVAIARALAIRPKVLLLDEPFGALDALTREEIQDQLLEIWEAHRTTVVMITHDIDEAILLADRIVMLTNGPAATVGEVFTVPFPRPRSRTAIAEDPDYYTLRNNILEFLYERFGSPVNAD; this comes from the coding sequence ATGTCCGCTTTCCTCGAAATCAGCCATCTCTCGAAGACCTACCCGGGCCGGGCCGGCGGTCCGCCCGCCTGTATCCTCAAGGACATCACGATCAAGATCGCCGAAGGCGAATTCATCGTCCTGCTCGGCCACTCCGGCTGCGGAAAGTCCACGCTGATGAACGCCATCGCCGGGATGAGCCGCGCCAGCCAGGGCGGCGTCATCCTTTCGAACAAGGAAGTCACGGACCCCGGACCGGATCGCATGATGGTTTTCCAGAACTACTCGCTGCTGCCGTGGCTCACGGCGGCCGAGAATGTGCGCCTCGCCGTCGACGCAACGATGCCGAAGGCCTCGAAGGCCGAGCGCGCCGCGATCACCGACAGCCATCTCGAGATGGTCGGCCTCACGCCGAGCGCCGGCAAACGCCCCGGAGAACTCTCCGGCGGCATGAAGCAGCGCGTCGCCATCGCCCGCGCTCTCGCCATTCGGCCCAAGGTCCTGCTGCTCGATGAACCTTTCGGCGCGCTCGACGCCCTCACCCGTGAGGAGATCCAGGATCAGCTCCTCGAAATCTGGGAAGCCCACCGCACCACCGTCGTGATGATCACGCACGACATCGACGAGGCCATCCTGCTCGCTGACCGCATCGTCATGCTCACCAACGGTCCCGCCGCGACCGTCGGCGAAGTTTTTACGGTGCCCTTTCCGCGGCCGCGCTCGCGCACGGCGATCGCCGAAGATCCCGACTACTACACGCTTCGCAACAACATCCTCGAGTTCCTCTACGAGCGCTTTGGTTCCCCCGTGAACGCCGACTGA
- a CDS encoding nitrate ABC transporter ATP-binding protein (This model describes the ATP binding subunits of ATP-binding cassette (ABC) transporters for nitrate transport, or for bicarbonate transport, in bacteria and archaea.), with product MPFIEIQNAGKTFRSPDGKVFEALRGVDLTVEEGEFVSLIGHSGCGKSTLLNMVGGFHLCDAGRITVGGKSVTQPGPDRMFVFQNHSLLPWLTVRDNVRLAVDAVHGGLSKNDRAAMVEEHLAMVSLMPAAAKLPGEISGGMKQRVGIARALVTKPRVLLLDEPFGALDALTRGRLQEQLLQIWEAHRITVLMVTHDVEEALLLSDRIVMMANGPAAKVGEIMKVGLPRPRTRAEAIKHPNYYRQRNELLYFLNKHKKSKKTAEPAKKKAITIGFIPLTDCAPLVVAHERGLFEKNGVEVTLSREPSWKAILDGIVEGRLDLAAMVAGMPLGRTIGREGVAPHPLVASMVLSRNGNAITLASAFHELGIHSAADLRTHLDRRDPDHRKLIFGVVFPTSMHNLLLRSWLAGGGIDPDKDVEIIAVPPAQMVANLAAGNIDGYCVGEPWNARAVHEGLGYVVATDLDIFPGHQEKVLGTTKAWADAHPEQHRAIIKALIEACAWCDGIAYREPLIEMISRKEYVNADPVYSARGLDGTYDYGFGRTGAVPDFNIFSRDGANHPLKSEALDVLEQLARWDIVTMPADPRAVIDQVYPEAPYLDALRALDLPVPDLGYKSAAPLDEANLNPA from the coding sequence ATGCCCTTCATTGAAATCCAGAATGCGGGCAAGACCTTCCGGTCCCCCGACGGCAAAGTCTTCGAGGCCCTGCGCGGCGTCGATCTCACGGTCGAGGAAGGCGAGTTCGTTTCGCTGATCGGCCACTCCGGCTGCGGCAAGTCGACGCTGCTCAACATGGTCGGCGGCTTCCACCTCTGCGACGCCGGTCGCATCACCGTCGGCGGGAAAAGCGTCACCCAGCCCGGGCCCGACCGGATGTTCGTCTTCCAGAACCACTCGCTGCTGCCGTGGCTGACAGTGCGCGACAACGTGCGCCTCGCTGTGGACGCCGTGCACGGCGGCCTTTCGAAGAACGACCGCGCCGCGATGGTGGAAGAGCACCTCGCCATGGTGTCGCTGATGCCCGCCGCCGCGAAGCTGCCGGGCGAAATCTCCGGCGGCATGAAGCAGCGCGTCGGCATCGCCCGCGCGCTCGTCACCAAGCCTCGGGTGCTTCTGCTCGACGAACCGTTCGGCGCGCTCGATGCCCTCACCCGCGGCCGTCTCCAGGAGCAGCTCCTGCAAATCTGGGAGGCGCACCGCATCACCGTCCTCATGGTCACGCACGACGTCGAGGAAGCGCTCCTGCTCTCCGACCGCATCGTCATGATGGCGAACGGCCCCGCCGCGAAGGTCGGCGAGATCATGAAGGTTGGTCTGCCACGCCCGCGCACTCGCGCCGAGGCGATCAAGCATCCCAATTACTACCGCCAGCGGAACGAGCTGCTTTACTTCCTCAACAAGCACAAGAAGTCGAAGAAGACTGCGGAGCCCGCGAAAAAGAAGGCGATCACCATCGGGTTCATCCCGCTCACCGACTGCGCTCCGCTCGTCGTCGCGCACGAACGCGGGCTCTTCGAAAAGAATGGCGTCGAGGTGACGCTCAGCCGCGAGCCGAGCTGGAAGGCCATTCTCGACGGCATCGTCGAAGGTCGCCTCGACCTCGCCGCGATGGTCGCCGGCATGCCGCTTGGTCGCACGATCGGTCGCGAAGGCGTTGCCCCGCATCCGCTCGTCGCCTCGATGGTTCTCAGCCGCAACGGCAACGCCATCACCCTGGCATCGGCCTTCCACGAGCTCGGCATCCACTCCGCCGCCGATCTCCGCACGCACCTCGACCGCCGCGATCCCGATCATCGCAAGCTCATCTTCGGCGTCGTGTTCCCGACGTCCATGCACAACCTTCTGCTCCGCAGCTGGCTGGCGGGCGGCGGCATCGATCCCGACAAGGACGTCGAGATCATCGCCGTGCCGCCCGCGCAGATGGTCGCGAATCTCGCCGCCGGCAACATCGATGGTTACTGCGTCGGTGAGCCGTGGAATGCGCGCGCCGTTCACGAAGGCCTCGGCTACGTCGTGGCGACCGACCTCGACATCTTTCCCGGCCACCAGGAGAAGGTGCTCGGCACGACGAAGGCCTGGGCTGACGCCCATCCCGAGCAGCATCGCGCGATCATCAAGGCTCTCATCGAGGCCTGCGCCTGGTGCGACGGCATCGCTTATCGCGAGCCGCTCATCGAGATGATTTCCCGCAAGGAATACGTCAACGCCGATCCCGTCTACAGCGCACGCGGCCTCGATGGCACCTACGACTACGGCTTCGGCCGCACCGGCGCGGTTCCGGATTTCAACATCTTCTCCCGCGACGGCGCGAATCACCCGCTCAAGTCCGAGGCGCTCGACGTGCTCGAGCAGCTGGCCCGCTGGGACATCGTCACCATGCCCGCCGATCCCCGCGCGGTCATCGACCAGGTCTACCCCGAGGCGCCCTACCTCGACGCCCTTCGCGCGCTCGATCTGCCAGTGCCGGACCTCGGTTACAAATCCGCCGCGCCCCTCGACGAAGCCAACCTGAATCCTGCCTGA
- a CDS encoding ABC transporter permease, which produces MEKVAEAIATSAPAATEAAPTQQPARGGKYNAQITAALQKFGAPLLAFIIFLVAWSLVASSIKVSFGSIPGPVATWKEAVNLWNAHLEERGKEKQFYIDLAGKKAAYLKKFPDRTYPARKYAGKPTIIDQVFTSIKTVFFGFMLASIIAIPVGILAGSSKWFNSAIAPFIQIFKPVSPLAWLPIVMILVSALYNPKDPMFEKAFLSSAITVAVCSLWPTLINTAVGVASIDKDHLNVARVLKLNAWTRVWKIIIPSALPFIFTGLRLSLGVGWMVLIAAEMLAQNPGLGKFIWDMYQNGSSSTLAQIFVAVFIIGIVGFLLDQLMVLLQRFVSFDGGASAH; this is translated from the coding sequence ATGGAAAAAGTTGCCGAAGCCATCGCCACGTCCGCGCCCGCCGCCACCGAGGCGGCGCCGACCCAGCAGCCCGCCCGTGGGGGAAAATACAACGCGCAGATCACCGCCGCGCTCCAGAAGTTCGGAGCTCCGCTTCTCGCGTTCATCATCTTCCTTGTCGCCTGGTCGCTCGTCGCGAGCAGCATCAAGGTCAGCTTCGGCTCCATCCCCGGCCCCGTCGCCACGTGGAAGGAGGCCGTGAATCTCTGGAACGCGCACCTCGAGGAGCGCGGGAAGGAAAAGCAGTTCTACATCGACCTCGCGGGGAAGAAGGCCGCCTACCTCAAGAAGTTTCCCGATCGCACCTACCCCGCCCGCAAATACGCCGGCAAGCCCACGATCATCGACCAGGTCTTCACCAGCATCAAGACCGTGTTCTTCGGCTTCATGCTCGCGTCGATCATCGCGATCCCGGTCGGCATCCTGGCCGGCTCCAGCAAATGGTTCAACAGCGCCATCGCGCCGTTCATCCAGATTTTCAAACCCGTCTCGCCGCTCGCCTGGCTGCCGATCGTGATGATCCTCGTCAGCGCGCTCTACAACCCGAAGGACCCGATGTTCGAGAAGGCCTTTCTCAGCTCGGCGATCACCGTCGCCGTCTGCTCGCTCTGGCCCACGCTCATCAATACCGCGGTCGGCGTCGCCTCGATCGACAAGGATCACCTCAACGTCGCCCGCGTCCTCAAGCTCAATGCCTGGACCCGCGTGTGGAAAATCATCATCCCGTCCGCCCTGCCCTTCATCTTCACCGGCCTGCGTCTCTCGCTCGGCGTCGGCTGGATGGTGCTCATCGCCGCCGAGATGCTCGCGCAGAATCCCGGCCTCGGGAAGTTCATCTGGGACATGTATCAGAACGGCTCCAGCAGCACGCTGGCGCAGATTTTCGTCGCGGTCTTCATCATCGGCATCGTCGGCTTCCTGCTCGACCAGCTCATGGTCCTGCTCCAGCGATTCGTCAGCTTCGACGGCGGAGCGAGCGCCCATTGA
- a CDS encoding CmpA/NrtA family ABC transporter substrate-binding protein: MKRPTTTLLGRLFRGSALAALAACGILPAFAAPLDVEKPELKLGFIKLTDCAPLVIAKEKGFFEDEGLFVEIEAQANWKVLLDRVISGELDGAHMLAGQPIGASIGIGTKAPVVTAFSMDLNGNGITVSNEIWEKMKALDPALAKDKPEHPITAETIARIAKEYKDAGTPLKFGMVFPVSTHNYELRYWLAAAGISPGYYTNGDTTGTTDADVLLSVTPPPQMPATLAQGTIQGYCVGEPWNQQAVAKKIGVPVITDYEIWKNNPEKVFGVSEAWAKANPKTHIAIVKALIRACKWLDDSTENRKEACKILSQPQYVGADEKVIANSMTGTFEYAPGDVRELPDFNVFFRYNATYPFYSDCIWYLTQMRRWGQIPDSKPDEWYAETAKKIYLPDVYLAAAKSLQEDGHLTDSDIPKTDGYRPATSEFIDGVTYDGKQPNAYLKSLKVGLK; the protein is encoded by the coding sequence ATGAAACGACCCACAACGACACTTTTAGGCCGACTGTTCCGCGGCTCCGCCCTCGCCGCTCTGGCAGCGTGCGGAATTCTTCCGGCCTTCGCCGCGCCTCTCGACGTCGAAAAGCCCGAGCTGAAGCTCGGCTTCATCAAGCTCACCGACTGCGCGCCGCTCGTCATCGCGAAGGAAAAAGGCTTCTTCGAAGACGAGGGACTCTTCGTCGAAATCGAGGCCCAGGCGAACTGGAAGGTGCTTCTCGACCGCGTGATCAGCGGCGAGCTCGACGGCGCGCACATGCTCGCCGGTCAGCCGATCGGCGCCTCCATCGGCATCGGCACCAAGGCTCCGGTCGTCACGGCGTTCAGCATGGATCTCAATGGCAACGGCATCACCGTCTCCAACGAGATCTGGGAGAAGATGAAGGCGCTCGATCCGGCTCTTGCGAAAGACAAGCCCGAGCATCCGATCACCGCGGAGACGATCGCCAGGATCGCGAAGGAATATAAGGACGCCGGCACGCCGCTGAAATTCGGCATGGTGTTCCCCGTCTCCACGCACAACTACGAGCTCCGTTACTGGCTCGCCGCCGCCGGCATCAGCCCGGGCTACTACACGAACGGCGACACCACCGGCACGACCGATGCCGACGTGCTCCTCAGCGTCACGCCGCCGCCGCAGATGCCCGCCACGCTGGCGCAGGGCACCATCCAAGGCTATTGCGTCGGCGAACCCTGGAACCAGCAGGCCGTCGCCAAGAAAATCGGCGTCCCGGTCATCACCGACTACGAGATCTGGAAGAACAATCCCGAGAAGGTGTTCGGCGTCTCCGAAGCCTGGGCGAAGGCAAATCCCAAGACGCACATCGCCATCGTGAAGGCCCTCATCCGCGCCTGCAAATGGCTTGATGACAGCACGGAAAATCGCAAGGAAGCCTGCAAGATTCTCTCGCAGCCGCAATACGTCGGCGCCGACGAAAAGGTCATCGCGAACAGCATGACCGGCACGTTCGAATACGCTCCCGGCGACGTCCGCGAGCTGCCCGACTTCAACGTCTTCTTCCGCTACAACGCGACCTATCCCTTCTACAGCGATTGCATCTGGTATCTCACGCAGATGCGCCGCTGGGGCCAGATCCCCGACTCGAAGCCGGACGAATGGTATGCCGAGACCGCGAAGAAGATTTATCTCCCGGACGTTTATCTCGCCGCGGCGAAATCCCTGCAGGAAGACGGACATCTCACCGACAGCGACATTCCGAAGACCGACGGCTATCGCCCGGCCACCAGCGAATTTATCGACGGCGTCACCTACGACGGCAAACAACCCAACGCCTACCTCAAGTCGCTGAAGGTTGGCTTAAAATAA